GGGATGAGCCGGACCCGACACGTGGACCTGAGAGATCGAACAAGGAGACGCTGGTCATGACCGCCACCACCCCGGCCGCCCTGGAAGCGATCGAGATCAGCGAGGAAACGCGGCTTTCGAAGTTCCTCTACTTCGCCAGGCGCAATCCGACGGTGATGATCGGCTCGAGCATGCTGCTCCTGATCGTTGCCATGGCGATCTTCGCGCCGCTCATCGCCCCGGGCGATCCCCTGGCGCTGGCGCCGGCCCGCCGCCTGAAGCCGCCCTCGGCGCAATACTGGTTCGGCACCGACATGTTCGGCCGCGACGTCTATACAAGGACGATTTACGGCGCCCGCATCTCGCTCATCGTCGGCAGCTTCGTCGCCGTGATCTCGACCGTCATCGGGCTCACCATCGGCCTCATCAGCGGCTATGTGCGCCAGGTCGATGCCATCGTCATGCGCATCATGGACGGCCTCATGTCGATCCCGGGCATCCTCATCGCCATTTCGATGATGGCCTTGAGCCGCGCCTCGGTCCGCACGGTCATCATCGCCATCTGCGTGCCGGAGATCCCGCGCGTGGTGCGCCTGGTCCGCGGCGTGGTGCTCACCATCCGCGAGATGCCCTATATCGAGGCCGCGAAGTCGATCGGAACCCGGTTCCACTGGGTGCTGATCAAGCACATCCTGCCGAACACCTTCGCGCCGTTGATCGTGCAGGCGACCTTCATCTGCGCCGCTGCGGTGCTGATCGAAGCCGGCTTGAGCTTCATCGGCGCCGGCACGCCGCCCAATATCCCGAGCTGGGGCAATATCATGGCCGAGGGCCGCACCTTCTTCCAGATCGCCTTCTGGATCATCCTCTTTCCCGGGCTGTTCCTTTCGGTGACGGTGCTGGCGATCAATCTCCTGGGCGACGGTCTGCGCGATGCGCTGGATCCACGCCTGGCCCGGCGCATGTGAGTGTCGGGACGATGACCGCACAGACGATGCAGACGTCGCGCCCCGCCGCGGCGGCGACGCCCGCCGACACCATTCTCGAGATCAACGACCTCAAGACCTACTTCTATACCCGCGACGGCATCGTGAAGGCCGTCGACGGGGTTTCCTACGATCTGAAGAAGGGCGAGACCTTGGGCGTGGTCGGCGAGTCCGGCTGCGGCAAGTCGATCACCGCCTTGTCGATCTTGAGGCTCATCGCCAAAGGCGGCCGCATCACCGGCGGCGAGATCAAGCTCGCCGGCAAGAACCTCTTGGACTTGTCGGAAGAGCAGATGCGCGGCATCCGCGGCAACGATATCTCGATGATCTTCCAGGAGCCGATGACCTCGCTCAACCCGGTCCTGACCGTCGGCCGGCAGATCTCCGAGACGCTCATGCTGCACCAGGGCCTGTCGCGCAAGGACGCCCTCGACAAGTCGGTCGAGATGCTGCAGCTCGTGCGCATTCCCGAGGCGCAGCGGCGGGTCACCGAATATCCCTTCCAGCTCTCCGGCGGCATGCGCCAGCGGGTGATGATCGCCATGGCGCTTGCCTGCAATCCGCAGGTGCTCATCGCCGACGAGCCGACCACCGCGCTCGACGTCACCATCCAGGCGCAGATCCTGCAGCTCATGCTGGAGCTGAAGGAGAAGCTCGACACCGCGATCATCCTCATCACCCACGATCTGGGCGTCATCGCCGAGACCGCCCAGCGCGTGGTGGTGATGTATGCCGGACGCAAGGTGGAAGAGGCGCTGGTGGACGATCTCTTTGCCCGGCCGATGCATCCCTACACGCTGGGCCTGATGAAATCCGTGCCGCGTCTCGACAAGGTCGCCTTCGACGTCGAGCACCGGGCGCGGCTCATGGAGATTCCGGGCATGGTGCCGGCCTTGAAGAACATGCCGCCGGGCTGCACCTTCGCGCCGCGCTGCGGCTTCGCCACCGACAAGTGCCGCACCCAGTATCCGCCGATCGAGGAGAAGGTGCCCGGCCACCATGCCGCCTGCTGGCATACCGACCGTGTCTTGGAGGCTGCTCGTGGCTGATGCTGCCGTCGCGGGGCGGGCGCAGTCCCGCATCTCTTCCAGGGGCGGGCCGCTGCTCGAGGTGACCAATCTCAAGAAGCATTTCCCCATTCGCAAGGGCGTTTTGAGCCGGGTTTCCGGCCATGTCTTCGCCGTTGATGGCGTGTCCTTCTCGATCAAGCACGGCGAAACCTTGGGCCTTGTCGGGGAGTCCGGCTGCGGCAAGTCGACCGTGGGGAAATGCATCCTCAAGCTGATCGATCCCACCGACGGCGAGGTCAAGCTCAACGGCGAGCTCATCTCGCGGCTGAAGGAGCACGACCTGCGCCCCTACCGCCGCGACATGCAGGTGATCTTCCAGGATCCGTATTCCTCTCTCAATCCGCGCATGTCGGCCGGCGACATCGTCGGCGAGCCCATGCTCAACTACAATATCGCCAAGGGACGGGAGAAGGACGACAAGGTCTCTCAGCTCTTCGCCAAAGTCGGTCTTC
The genomic region above belongs to Pseudomonadota bacterium and contains:
- a CDS encoding ABC transporter ATP-binding protein gives rise to the protein MQTSRPAAAATPADTILEINDLKTYFYTRDGIVKAVDGVSYDLKKGETLGVVGESGCGKSITALSILRLIAKGGRITGGEIKLAGKNLLDLSEEQMRGIRGNDISMIFQEPMTSLNPVLTVGRQISETLMLHQGLSRKDALDKSVEMLQLVRIPEAQRRVTEYPFQLSGGMRQRVMIAMALACNPQVLIADEPTTALDVTIQAQILQLMLELKEKLDTAIILITHDLGVIAETAQRVVVMYAGRKVEEALVDDLFARPMHPYTLGLMKSVPRLDKVAFDVEHRARLMEIPGMVPALKNMPPGCTFAPRCGFATDKCRTQYPPIEEKVPGHHAACWHTDRVLEAARG
- a CDS encoding ABC transporter permease, which encodes MTATTPAALEAIEISEETRLSKFLYFARRNPTVMIGSSMLLLIVAMAIFAPLIAPGDPLALAPARRLKPPSAQYWFGTDMFGRDVYTRTIYGARISLIVGSFVAVISTVIGLTIGLISGYVRQVDAIVMRIMDGLMSIPGILIAISMMALSRASVRTVIIAICVPEIPRVVRLVRGVVLTIREMPYIEAAKSIGTRFHWVLIKHILPNTFAPLIVQATFICAAAVLIEAGLSFIGAGTPPNIPSWGNIMAEGRTFFQIAFWIILFPGLFLSVTVLAINLLGDGLRDALDPRLARRM